CTtacccgtattttttggactataagtcgcattcgcaaaaaaacatatataagtcttactggactataagtcgcattcatttagaaccaagaaccaagagaaaacattaccgtctacagccgcgagagggcgttctatgttttcagtgtagactacaggagcactgagcagcatagagcgccctctcgcgacagtagacggtaatgttttctcttggttcatttctctcggttcatgtcaaattaattttgataaataagtcgcacctgactataagtcgcaggaccagccaactatgaaaaaaagtgtgacttatagtccggaaaatacatatttatttccttttttaaggttttcatgtaatatttatgttttttatattattaattttttattcatatatttatatatgaatatatatatgtgtgtgtgtgtgtgtgtgtgtgtgtgtttctctttctctctctctctctttctctctctctctctataaatgtgtgtgtgtgtgtgtgtgtgtgtgtgtgtgtgtgtgtgtgtgtgtgtgtgtgtgtgtgtgtgtgtgtgtgtgtgtgtgtgtgtgtgtgtgtgtgtgtgtgattcacacAGAAGACTTTAACTGAATGTCTATGCCATTCTTTTGCATGCTTTGAAATTGAATGTTTTGGTGctccaaaaagtattttaaaagttGTCCATATGACTATTAAGCAAGTCTTCAATTTTAGCAATATTAGATTTCCATCTCCATTATAGCTTTCATGTCTcttttgtgctttcacacagTCAGACGTGCTGCCAGTTGAATTTGATACAGGTTTGAACCCAGGTcatattttgtgtgcatttgctgTTTTATTCTCATGAACTCAGACTCTTTTATTTTGGTCTCTGCAGCATTGCTGACATGTTGCACATGTCGGTGCAGATCTCTTCTGGGATGAAGTACTTGGCTTCTCTGAATTTTGTGCATCGTGATCTGGCCACCCGGAACTGCCTCCTGGACCGCCACCTCACCATAAAGATCTCTGATTTTGGCATGAGCAGAAACTTGTACAGTAGTGATTACTATCGTATACAGGGGCGCGCTGTGCTGCCTATACGCTGGATGGCCTGGGAGAGCATCTTACTGGTGAGGGAAAGAGAGgctgtaaatgctgttcttttggactttctattcattaaagattcctttataagaaatgtatcttggtttccacagaaatattaagctgCTTTCTTTGAATCagtgcagtatgtgtgtgtgtttttagggaAAGTTCACCACAGCTAGTGACGTGTGGGCATTTGGAGTAACCCTGTGGGAGATCTTCACTTTATGTAAGGAGCAGCCCTACAGCCTGCTGTCTGATGAACAGGTCATCGAGAACACCGGCGAATTCTTCAGAAACCAGGGGAGACAGGTACACACTGGGACAACTTTACTTTGATTTTGGTTTCGCTTTTGATTTGAAGTGAGTCAGTTTTACGTTTCATTTGGTGAGGTCAAACTTTTGGTAAAGTAAACTGATCTGAAATTAAATGCATGGCTCTGAGGGGAAGTGAATCGATTTGCACTGAAGCAAATTCAGTTTGATCAAATTTAAGGTCATAAAAAGTTAAATGGTATTAAAAAactttaattatcattttaaaaggtCTTATTTTGTGTACAGAAAAACTACAATTGCAATACGGATTAATGTGATTATTATTAAACTTCAGAAGGctgatttaatcaaataaatgtaatgagCAGCTGGAAGTAAAGCatatacaattcaaaataatagtCCAATTGTGTTTTAGTACACTTTAcaattacagtgtgtgtgtgtgtgtactgtgtatatttatgatgtatgtataaatacaaacgcatgcatgtatatatttaagaaaaatgttcacATATGgaatatatttatactttatgtgtgtgtcaataaataaacatatttcacagacacacattatgcaaacaaaaacctttattttggatgtgattaatcgcttgacagcactaacatatatatatatacatatatatatatatatatatatatatatatatatatatatatatacatatacatatacatatatatatatatatatatatatatatatatatatatatatatatatatatatatatatatatatacatatatatatatatatttatatatatatatatatatatatatatatatatatatatatatatatatatataattattattaagtaaaataatttccaataaattatttattatggaATTAAATGGATTTGTTCTATATGGACATATGGTATTAATTTGAAAAGTGAATTAATCTGAATGAATGTGAATTGGACTAAAGTGAGGTCTGAAAAGAAATGATCCCAAATAAAGTGTTTAATTTTCTTTCTGGCAAACTTTGATGAGACTGAATGAATGCACAGTCATGGGATGCACACCTTTGCATGAACGGTTACATTATTTACACGGATGTTTCATCTAAAAGATTTCTTAActatgttttctctctctctttctccctagATCTTTCTCTCTGCTCCACCACTTTGTCCATCCTCTCTGTTTGAGCTGATGATGCGTTGCTGGAGTCGTGACATCGCAGACCGGCCAACTTTTCACAGATTGTATCAGGCCCTGCGAACTTTTGCATCCCACTCATGACCGAAAACTGCTCTTCTGAAATAACCTGGAGGAAAACTGTTACACATGTCTTCTGACTGCTCGCCAGTCGCTGAAGTAGAGCAGGAACATTATAGCCACAATGTAGCGCCATTAGAGTGATAGAAATCCAATGGAGGAGAGATCTAGAGATGATGAGATTTCACAAAAggcattcattcatttatccaCTCACATATTCATCTCCATTGGGATTCAAAGAGCTTTTTTTCCAATCTGTAGACACTTGAGATTTTTTTAGACTTGTTGTTCTTTCCCTTTTTTCTTTATCATACATGttatttctgtgttttttctctttttcccaGAAGAACAGTGACTCTTGAGCCTACTGTATATTTTAGGCAGAAAGAACCAActggacaaatgttgtgtttgtcaaAACTGTGGTTGTGTATCGTTAAGCACTGCTGTCTttggtttttatttcatttttgtctatttttgttCCTTATTTACCCCCACACTGGAGATACCGTGTCTTAAGATATCATTTGTTGTTTTGCTCTctaaatatgaatgtttttacaGGTTCTTTGGATATAGCCAGGTCAGAGACTTGCTCTGCCTGGATCTAGCAGAACTACTGTTATAGTTAGATTAAAAACCCTTTCAGAGGAGGAAGGAGAGGGTTATAGAGCCAACAATGGACTGACGTGCAATTGAATGCACTGTTTCTTCCCCCAACTTCTAAGAGGccactttaaagtcaacatgaaatcagaacAGACCAATGgaccaaaataattattttgaatgattcatccatgcaGGTTTCCAATGAAgacaaatttttgtttttgtagtatttcaacaaaatataataacttgGTTCTtggttaatgttaaaaaacaagaAGCATTTCCattgtgatatgtcaagatgttCTTGGGGTGAGTTTTGCCCCTTAGGCTGCACATCCAGGTGTCCAATTATAGAATTAAAATGGGTTGTTAATGCCATTTCATCTtggctttaaaggaatagttcacccaaaaattaaaattttcagaGCATGTAGTCACCCTCAGgaaatccaaaatgtagatgagtttatttcttcatcagaacagatttggtgaaatgtagcattccatcacttgctcaccaatgaatcatctgcagtgaatgggtgccatcagaatgagagtccaaacagctgataaaaacaccacaataatcaacagaaacaaagaaagcaatattatggcaggtgactcatattttagcctgaAGCAGCAGTTTAAGCtgaaaaacaccttaatgatggatttgttacaaatacgcagctttttgcttcactttAGACATTAAATGATGGATTGTAGTCGTGGCGTAGTAgcttggattattgtgatgtttttatcagctttttggactctcattctgacagcacccattcactgcagaggatccaatgatGAGAGAGGGATGTAGTGCTACATTTATTTCAATCTGTTCTTATACAGAAACAATATGCATCTGCATCTTGGATAGTCTGAGAGTGactacattttcagaaaattttcatttttgggtgaactactctttTATTatccagaataaaaaaaacagccaaacAAGCTGAATTTCAACTCGGTTGCAAAGGAAAACACTATACTTACTTGTTATTGGCATACAGTTCTACAATTGCATTGTTGTTGTATTTAAATGAACTAAGTCTGGCTGAGGACATAGAGGACCAGTAATATCAATATTCTAGAGATCTAATTTATCTTTGGTCTCTGTAGAAGGCACATGATTATGGGGGAATATGTATGTaagtttaaaattattcaaagcacatttttctttcttttattccactttaatgttttataaatgtcatttaatgtttttagCAAAAGTTTGTGAAATGAATGAGtgttgcaccaaaaaaaaaaacatttggtgcacTACGATGTAACCAATCTGATATTTCCATCTTTTATCATCAGTGTGTACTAGTTTCTACATTccttttctgtagtttgtgttTACTATATTTCAGAAATTGTCTTCAAGTGTACAAGggaaattttgtttgtttgtttggctgCTGAAAGGTTTGGCTATGCAGGACGTTTTCAAGAGTCCTGCAATAGCACTGGGATTTAGACTGAATGTCAGTGGTAGGAAAGCTAAGGAGATGGGCAACCACTAAAATTCCATCTCCCAGAAGCCTTTGCTGAAGTGAGCCTGAGGCAATTCCTGTTATTACTGATCAGAGTTTGCTTTTTCCTACATATTTAGAGACCAAGAGTGCATGTCCGTGTGAATGCGTGATACTGTGCGTGTGGGGGTTTTTTTCAAGTGAAATTAAATGTATCTTATTTTATCGTTTAGTATTCAATAACAGTCTTTCGTTCAAACATTTTAACTCTCTGTATGTGTCCTTTATGTACATTACATAAGCAGAGTAGATACTGTATGTATAGTAATATATTGGGAACTAAGGAAGACTTGTTTTCTGTCATCTTCTTTCTTATTTTCCATAATAAATACAGATTTTGCTGTAATTGCAGTGTAAATGCTTTGCTTATTCtgaatactattttatttttctaaatatctgagaaatatatattattttggtcacactttattttagggtccaattcacactattaactaaccattaactataacttttgcctcaattaactccttatttgatgCTTACTTATAGTTTattaggtagttgttaagtttaggaaattgtgtaggattatggatgtcatgcattatatgtactttataagcactaataatcagccaatatgttaataatagacatgctaataagcaactagttatcagtgtgaattggaccccatactaaagtgttaccattattttttaattaatattaatattatttatgtattgtttatattCATGTACAATGCTACAGTCATGGTATTGTGAAATGTTGTAGATTGGCAGGCTGTATTTCATAAAACATCATTTATATAACTACTTATAGCTTTGGATATGTACTATGGAGTACCatataaatatcataaaatagtATTACCATGTGATACCCAGAGCTGGGTTTagaatcagattccaaaaattaaatgcttgttattatattaaataacattttaaaatactcctaatcagactacagttacttttttattgattacatgaatgcatattcataattaattaattaattaattgattctccctaatcttttaaatgttcttttctgAAATAACCTACCACTTTATACAATcagaaagtcttccagttttgtAGACATTCAAACAAAGACCTAGTAACCTCAAAGTAATGTAATGTTTAGTGCACTTCAttgtattaataaaaagaaatgatattttttttagttttagttttatatcAGTATATGGTACGATATTACATTGTATCCTATTTCAGTATGATAAACTAGTGAGGTCAAAAGTAATCAGAAAGTAGTCGGATTATATTACCTATCGTGTAATGTAACGCATTACGTTACTAACTACATTTTTGTCgcgtaatttggaatcagtaacggaTTACATTTGTGAAGTAACGTTAGGCCTAATTTGCGAGCTCTGGCGATACCATCACTGTTCCCGCAGTATTTTGTCAATTATAACCAAACGGAATTCATGTAATCTAAATACAGATGTATATAATCATGTTCTCACTCTTAAACTTAAGTTTCAGTGTGTTAGAAGAGCGTGTGACTCATTGTGGTCTTTATAATAACCCATTGTGTGAGAATACGCACACATGAGCGAGAGATTCCTGCAGCGTCACGTGATCGACAGACTCAGGAAAGGAAGACTGAAAGGGAGAAAAACTGTCTGCTGGAGACCAATAACACGCTCAAAAGGCAGGTTAAACATCGATATAATCTCGAAACGACGTACTGCATTTCCTAAACCTTTCCCTTGATGAGTTTCTCTATCTTTGTAACGCGGCTTTGTAACAATTTTAAGCTAGTTACGGGGCAAGCAATCTGCTCGCGCTGCGAGAGGAGAATGACAAAGACTGCATTATTAAAACACGTTGAGTTTTTCCTAAACGTTATGCAAATTATGCATGATTTGCTTACTTTACGGATTTAAATGAGTTTGATAATGTTTAATTAAGCTTTCAACACCGTTGTCGCTGTTGTTGTTAAGCCATACCTGTGTGCTACAGATCTGACTATTTCTGAGGCTTAGTTGACATGCAGTGTTTGGATGTTATTTAAACGTTTATTCTTGGATCACTAAAACTTTTGCAGTAGCCTCTAATCGCTGGTTGGGTCAGTAACACTTTGTTTTTACTGTGACAGTACCATGATATTTTGATGTATACtatgatatttacatttttgtttcatgATGTATACATAGAACTTGAATCTGTTTTCAAGAACACCATTGGTAATACCACAAACCATGTATAAAACATGATACTTCTATGATGCATGGGTCCTTTTTTGTACATGCATATTaaagaaacaacaaaacaaagaagTGATCAGATATCAAAGGATAATACAGTGGTTCTTTGACATGGTAGTGTAGCATGACATTTAGATGCAAAGATAGTTAATTCTTGGAGTATTTTGGTAGTAGCATAGTAAATGTCCAATGCACTTAAGAGAATACCATGGCAAAGTGATTGTATAGCATAGTTTCTTTTCATGAAATGTTTGTCACATTGTTTTGATGCTATGCCTGATTCCTGTATAGTTTAGTCACGTCCACAGACTTTTTATTGCCACTTGTTTCTTCCACATGAAGAGgaatttgcttattttaaacCAGATCAGGTGTGTAAAGTAGGATGTTCCAGTATATATGACACCTCAGTCATGTGTggctggttttgtttttgtttctttagaTCAGAAATGGGATGGAGCTGTTCGGCAAGTGCTGgtgttttgattgacagctggaaGCAGGCCACAAGTGAAGTGTTTACAGAAAAGCGTTGAAAGAAAGGTGAATTTAATGTAcatctacactactgttcaagagtttggggttggttacttttttattaatttttttaaagaaatgaatacttttatttagaaaggatgcattaaattgatcaaaagtaaaagggacatattttacaatgttacaaaaggtttcagtttcaaataaatgccgcaGCACTCTGTGGTTTATTGGAAATTCatatttgccattacaggaataaatgacattcttaaaatatttttaaattgaaaaaagttatttttatttgtaatgatatttcacagtactgttttcactgtagcttttatcaaataaatggtgagcataaaatatataaatgtacataaattcTCAATCATTTCTATTATCACAGTATTGAGTAACATCATACATTTGTTAAATAACTGATATGCACAACacattttgtattgtattatttttactattagtCATCTTAAAAGATTTGGAGATTTAGAGGTGCTAGTAGAAAAGCATTAATTAGGgtaaaatcaatattattaaaccACCATCTCTAATATTTACTTTAAATCTATGTACTGTAAACTCATTTTTGACTTCTGTTTCAGAGTCAGGTGTCCTCACCATCATGAAGTTGAATGAGAGGAGTGTGGCGCATTATGCCACATGCAACTCTCCTCCAGACAAGACGGGCTTCCTCTTTAAGAAAGGGGAACGGAACACAGCGTACCACCGCCGCTGGTTTATTCTGAAGGGCAACATGCTGTTCTACTTCGAGGAGAGGGAAAGCCGAGAGCCGATTGGCGTCATCGTCCTTGAAGGCTGTACGGTGGAGCTCTGCGAGTCTGAATCCGAAGAGTTTGCCTTCGCCATTAAATTCGACTGCGTCAAAGCGAAGGTCTACAAGATGGCCGCAGAGAACCAGGCCGCTATGGAATCGTGGGTCAAAGCTCTGTCCCGGGCGAGCTTCAACTACATGCGGCTGGTCGTGAAGGAGCTGGAGAGGCAGCTGGAGGAAGTGCAGGAAGAAGCCAGATCGTCACTCGCGAAAAGCAAGCTGAAGAAGCACCAGCCGCAACTGCAAGGAGCAGCAAGTTTCCAACCCGCAACCTTTTCACTACAGAACGCCACCATTACAGCGCCTTTGCAGGAAGGGGTGTCTAGCAGGGAAAACGGGGTGTCTTGGAGTAAACTCCCCAGTGTGCCAAACGGTGTCAGCGACCCACAAGTGGACTGTAGTGAGAGAGGAGATCGAGTCAGACCACCTCCGGTTCCTCCACGAAGGAAGACCATTGGCGGATCACTCGAGAGCCCCGTTTCACCCGGCACAGGCTGCTTCTCCAAGCTACATGACTGGTACGGCAAAGAGGTGGCTGAACTGAGAATAGAATGGCTGCAGAGCCAGTGAATGAACGTGAAGGCTCGAAATATACATCTGCACACATCACATGCTTAGTGCAATCTCATTTGAAGACATAAAGGGTCGGAAACAGAGAGAGCATTAGAAGGACAACTGCTTGTCCACTGTTactgattgattttttttccttaaacagGACCAAGCCATTCTTTAAAGGAACATTCTGTcgtcatttgctcaccctcatgtcattccaaacctctcTGAGAAATACAGAAAGGAAATAAAATGGGAAACGACTTTTTAATTATATGTTACGATATGACAAAATAAACAGCAGTTTTTTTTCCCCTACATTTGTTTACTTAagcattttaaaggaaaatgaaaatttcctgaaAATGTACATGGATTTGGTACTTTATATAAaccgatttggagaaatgtagcattgcatcacttgctcaccaatggatgctctgcagtgaatgggtgccgtcagaatgagagtccacacatctgataaaaacatccacaataatccacatgactccagtccatcagttaacatcttgtgtgcACTTGTGTGAAACAAAATATGAGGATGTCATATTGTTGTCCTCGCATCAAAATACACCAACAAAtctgttttggactgcttttgcttgatctgtgcatgtttctctcctgattcagaaaagACGActgttacttgtggattattgtgatgtttttatcagctgttcggactctcaatatgacggcacccattcactgcagaggatccattggtgaacaagttaTGTAAATCTGTTTCCATTAACCAAAATCTACATCTTGGTTAGCCTGAGGGTAAGTCATTTCTagtcaaattgtcatttttggacaaactatttctttaatacgATGAAAGACATTGCACTTCCTTGAAACTTGTTGGTTGACCTAAATGAATCACTTAATCAGTTTTTGCAATcgatttattaaaaacacaagtaatgcacagaaatgaaaaaaaaagaaaatcgttATTCAATATTTGCTACTAAATTTAATTCAGAGATGCTATTAAAATCATTTGAACATTTCCATACTTATATCTTATGTGGcaaggaaatataaaaaaaaaacaatcttaaaGAAACTTGATAGCAAATTAAAAATTGCATTAAATCTTCAATAATCTCAATATTATAGTGTTGCACTATTGAATTAAATATGAGATATTTTACCAAGTATACAGTGCTCTTTTTCAtttcaaagcaaaaataaatggACACTGGGTCAGTCAAGGtttaaaaactgacaaaaaaaagcaCCATGAAAGTGTCTTGATACACCTTGATGAAAGATTTTAGAGATTTTAATCAAATTTCTCACACAAAGATTTATGACTTCAGAATACTTGTTTGTTGCATAGGTTGTATGGACTACATTGATGGtgcttttaagtaatttttagagCTTGATTTTTCTCATTTCCCATTGTATAAAAAAactaaacgagagagagagagagaaagcattcTGGATGTTTTGCCAAACTAATACTTTTGTGTTCAAAAGCAAGAAagtgatacaggtttggaatgacatgagaataagtaaatgatgatgctgttttctttattttggatgaactattcttgCACTTAAATTCATGTTGGGATTTTCCAAGAACCTCGTGTATTACCGACTTGCCACTTCCttatcatttgtattttattttgtcttgCGGTACAAGGTCCATGTTAAACACCTTGAATGTTAAGCATTACGGTGCCAGAGCTGGTCTATGGCGATTTGTAATCATTTTACAGTATAAtgtcgaaaaaatatatatattgcacagcAGCACAAAAAGTTAGATGTATGCCAAGATTAATAGAGTTAACCTGATTTCACTGCAGACTTCTTGGTGGTGAATCTTATGCTGTATTTTAGGAGCTCTACAATCAATCCAGCCAAAAACATAATTGCCAAAATGACTTATAATATTAAAGTATGAAATAGTATCTCAGACAATGGACCTAACTGCCCAGGTAACATGTAATCTTCCGTTGATGGATCTTTTTTCTAAGCAGCTTTAATACACCATGCTATTCATTTTTAGGCTAAGATTTGCTATGCTTAAACATATATTTGCATTCTTGCCAATAAGCATGCCAGCGCTTTGCCTTTTCTTTAAAACTGACCAATTATAGTCATCATACTGTCTGTGACCAacatttaatacattatatacatacaaCTTATTTATGGctatttgtaaatgcattttggTACGAACGGTGTG
Above is a window of Carassius carassius chromosome 4, fCarCar2.1, whole genome shotgun sequence DNA encoding:
- the LOC132140012 gene encoding sesquipedalian-1-like; protein product: MKLNERSVAHYATCNSPPDKTGFLFKKGERNTAYHRRWFILKGNMLFYFEERESREPIGVIVLEGCTVELCESESEEFAFAIKFDCVKAKVYKMAAENQAAMESWVKALSRASFNYMRLVVKELERQLEEVQEEARSSLAKSKLKKHQPQLQGAASFQPATFSLQNATITAPLQEGVSSRENGVSWSKLPSVPNGVSDPQVDCSERGDRVRPPPVPPRRKTIGGSLESPVSPGTGCFSKLHDWYGKEVAELRIEWLQSQ